From a region of the Citricoccus muralis genome:
- a CDS encoding sensor histidine kinase, translated as MNPLRRIDTFFRHHPVLTDVLVACWLMLSFSAASVAAASPVGSTDGATVPWLLLAFTISVGQLAPWAIRRWRPVLAAGITVFFCLVQLLIGPDLLPSIAIVPMMVHNLAANGPRWASFAGLGTALAGAVLNGLKIAYAPPSFLDPGADLISNNSSMYGDPTQQAVIAVSFAVGAAAIVLAAWAFGDLARTRRLALEQLRDRARQLEVEAAQERELAAADERNHIAREMHDIVAHSLQVIITQADGGRYAGAHDPQVAVATLGTISETGRKALGEMRRLLGVLRGPEATEFHPQPGLVDLEDLINTIRLTGLDVDYAVEGNARRALPTGGELAAYRAVQESLTNTVRHGGPNARATVLLNWTNAGLEIEVTDNGRGAAASESTKGSQQGLVGLRERIALFGGTVQTGPRQGGGFSVRAAVPYQEI; from the coding sequence GTGAATCCCTTGCGCCGGATCGACACCTTCTTCCGCCACCATCCCGTCCTCACGGACGTGCTGGTGGCTTGCTGGTTGATGCTGTCCTTCTCCGCGGCGTCGGTCGCGGCTGCCTCACCGGTCGGCAGTACGGACGGGGCGACCGTGCCGTGGCTGCTGCTGGCGTTCACCATCTCCGTCGGCCAACTCGCCCCGTGGGCCATCCGCCGGTGGAGACCCGTGCTGGCGGCCGGCATCACGGTGTTCTTCTGCCTCGTGCAGCTGCTGATCGGCCCGGACCTGCTGCCCTCCATCGCGATCGTGCCGATGATGGTGCACAACCTCGCCGCGAACGGGCCCCGGTGGGCCTCGTTCGCCGGCCTGGGCACCGCCCTCGCCGGGGCCGTGCTCAACGGGCTCAAGATCGCCTACGCCCCACCCTCCTTCCTGGATCCGGGTGCGGATCTGATCTCCAACAACTCGTCGATGTATGGCGATCCCACCCAGCAGGCCGTGATCGCGGTGTCCTTCGCCGTGGGAGCCGCGGCGATCGTGCTTGCCGCGTGGGCCTTCGGCGACCTCGCCCGCACCCGCCGCCTGGCCCTGGAGCAGTTGCGGGACCGGGCCCGGCAGCTCGAGGTGGAGGCGGCGCAGGAACGCGAGCTGGCGGCCGCAGACGAACGCAACCACATCGCGCGGGAGATGCATGACATCGTCGCCCACTCGCTGCAGGTCATCATCACCCAGGCCGACGGCGGACGGTACGCCGGCGCGCACGACCCACAGGTCGCCGTGGCCACCCTGGGCACCATCTCTGAGACGGGGCGCAAGGCCCTCGGGGAGATGCGCCGCCTGCTGGGCGTGCTGCGCGGACCGGAGGCCACCGAGTTCCACCCGCAGCCCGGGCTGGTGGACCTCGAGGACCTGATCAACACCATCCGCCTGACCGGCCTGGACGTGGACTACGCGGTGGAGGGCAACGCCCGACGAGCCCTGCCGACGGGCGGCGAACTGGCGGCTTACCGCGCCGTGCAGGAGTCCTTGACCAACACCGTCCGCCATGGTGGCCCGAACGCCCGGGCCACGGTACTGCTGAACTGGACCAATGCCGGCCTCGAGATCGAGGTCACGGACAACGGGCGCGGAGCCGCCGCCTCGGAGTCCACCAAGGGCTCCCAGCAGGGCCTCGTGGGCCTGCGCGAACGCATCGCTCTGTTCGGCGGCACCGTCCAGACTGGTCCCCGGCAGGGCGGAGGCTTCTCGGTCCGCGCCGCCGTGCCGTACCAGGAGATCTGA
- a CDS encoding LuxR C-terminal-related transcriptional regulator, with product MLINSQPDLEVVVEASNGRDAVASPAVRSADVVLMDIRMPQMDGISATRALLPRMPDAGPAPAAASRTTSGGRASSAGPGSGRAAHPSSLSDAVAREPVGPRIVVLTTFDLDEYALEAIEAGASGFLLKDAPPEELLAAIRTVHRGDAVIAPSTTRRLLDHMAPTLRRDQAADDRRQRETAAVDSLTPREREVLGLMARGDSNQEIAAGLFLSEATVKTHVGRVLAKLGARDRVQAVVTAYRAGLVTP from the coding sequence ATGCTCATCAACTCCCAGCCGGACCTCGAGGTCGTGGTCGAGGCATCCAATGGCCGGGACGCTGTGGCCTCCCCTGCCGTCCGTAGTGCCGACGTGGTGCTGATGGACATCCGCATGCCGCAGATGGACGGCATCTCGGCCACGCGAGCCCTGCTGCCCCGGATGCCCGACGCCGGCCCAGCCCCGGCCGCTGCCAGTCGCACCACCTCGGGCGGTCGCGCCTCCTCCGCCGGCCCGGGGAGCGGCCGCGCCGCCCACCCGAGTTCTCTCAGTGATGCCGTCGCCAGGGAACCGGTGGGCCCGCGCATCGTGGTGCTGACCACTTTTGACTTGGACGAATACGCGCTGGAGGCGATCGAGGCGGGGGCGTCCGGGTTCCTGCTGAAGGACGCGCCGCCGGAGGAGCTGCTTGCGGCGATTCGCACGGTGCACCGCGGTGATGCGGTGATCGCACCCTCCACCACGCGCCGGCTCCTGGACCACATGGCACCGACCCTGCGCCGTGACCAGGCCGCCGACGATCGGCGCCAGCGGGAGACGGCCGCCGTGGACTCGCTCACACCGCGGGAGCGCGAGGTGCTCGGGCTGATGGCGCGCGGTGACTCCAACCAGGAGATCGCCGCAGGGCTCTTCCTGTCTGAGGCCACTGTGAAGACCCACGTGGGCCGGGTACTCGCCAAGCTCGGTGCCCGGGACCGCGTCCAGGCCGTGGTGACGGCTTATCGGGCGGGCCTGGTCACGCCGTAG
- a CDS encoding L-lactate permease — translation MAALPIVLTLGLLPTKLPSWVAPGAGVAAALVIAVAWFATPWADLGEAFGGGAGTLVEVLAIIGGGILLSRVMDRTGGQQRIAIWLSAGGGPTISTALLMVTGVVPFLESVTGFGVSVIIGLPLLLALGFTPLRAALLSLLGLTVAPWGSMAPGTLLGAEIAGVPLLDLGLASGAFNIVAFVVGGTLAAIVAGRGSHEVGAHPGELTWKDYAVWAATGFTAGLVQGSVIVVANLLLGTAVAGAVGSLAMAGLWAVIISRGKLQPAPWRYLAPYLILLLGTIAGQVIERTLLPNGVGAVLGSPALWSISGAVAGVWILSMERHHRWLLPRETGRMWLGTAIPTGLYLLLGYAVSGGGLADSLAAALTSLGGGFLFLVPWIGGLGGYITASNTGANSMFGGTQTAAAHALGVEPLWVMGGQNAAAGLGCLTSPARIELAYRLAQPHVREDTPGRTLSRGALLRVTMPFFLACLVIWGFACLLFLPAAG, via the coding sequence ATGGCGGCTCTGCCGATCGTGCTGACCCTTGGACTACTCCCGACGAAACTTCCCTCTTGGGTGGCGCCCGGTGCTGGAGTGGCGGCCGCGCTGGTGATCGCCGTTGCTTGGTTCGCCACCCCGTGGGCGGACTTGGGCGAGGCTTTCGGAGGAGGCGCCGGCACCCTCGTGGAGGTGCTGGCCATCATCGGCGGCGGCATCCTGCTGTCCCGGGTCATGGACCGCACCGGCGGCCAGCAACGGATCGCGATCTGGCTCTCCGCCGGCGGCGGACCCACCATCTCCACGGCACTGCTGATGGTGACGGGCGTGGTGCCGTTCCTGGAATCCGTGACGGGCTTCGGGGTGTCCGTGATCATCGGGCTGCCGCTGCTGCTGGCCCTGGGATTCACGCCCCTGCGGGCCGCGCTGCTCTCCCTGCTCGGCCTGACCGTGGCCCCGTGGGGCTCCATGGCGCCGGGCACCCTGCTCGGCGCCGAGATCGCCGGTGTCCCCCTGCTGGACCTGGGCCTGGCCTCCGGAGCCTTCAACATCGTGGCCTTCGTGGTCGGCGGGACCCTGGCCGCCATCGTGGCGGGCCGGGGCTCCCATGAGGTGGGCGCCCACCCGGGCGAGCTGACGTGGAAGGACTACGCGGTGTGGGCCGCCACCGGATTCACCGCCGGGCTCGTCCAGGGCTCGGTCATCGTGGTGGCCAACCTGCTGCTCGGGACGGCGGTGGCCGGCGCGGTCGGCTCCCTCGCCATGGCAGGACTGTGGGCCGTGATCATCAGCCGGGGCAAACTCCAGCCCGCCCCCTGGCGGTATCTGGCCCCGTACCTGATCCTGCTCCTCGGGACGATCGCCGGCCAGGTCATCGAGCGGACCCTCCTGCCCAATGGCGTCGGGGCCGTGCTGGGCTCCCCGGCCCTGTGGTCCATCAGCGGTGCCGTCGCGGGCGTGTGGATCCTGTCCATGGAGCGGCACCACCGCTGGCTGCTGCCGCGCGAGACCGGGCGGATGTGGCTGGGCACGGCCATCCCGACCGGGCTCTACCTGCTGCTGGGCTACGCCGTCTCCGGTGGTGGGCTGGCGGACAGCCTGGCCGCCGCGCTGACCTCCCTCGGGGGCGGATTCCTGTTCCTGGTGCCGTGGATCGGCGGGCTCGGCGGCTACATCACCGCCTCCAACACGGGGGCGAACTCGATGTTCGGTGGCACCCAGACAGCCGCCGCGCACGCCCTCGGGGTGGAGCCGCTCTGGGTCATGGGCGGGCAGAACGCCGCTGCCGGCCTCGGCTGCCTGACGAGCCCCGCCCGGATCGAGCTGGCCTACCGGCTGGCCCAGCCCCACGTGCGCGAGGACACCCCTGGGCGGACGCTCAGCCGGGGCGCCCTGTTGCGGGTCACCATGCCGTTCTTCCTGGCCTGCCTGGTGATCTGGGGCTTCGCCTGCCTGTTGTTCCTGCCCGCCGCTGGATGA